The following proteins come from a genomic window of Methanocella conradii HZ254:
- a CDS encoding 4Fe-4S dicluster domain-containing protein translates to MPRLTKNEDACIACHRCEAICAWAHHVVFNPHKGRVIVDLEYPDTHQLRICIQCGRCADACPMDAIYQDFTILTTSEQGIYRLDESKCTGCGECIEACPTKVLQFYADKRMPRKCDFCLGQPMCVRYCPTKALGWVLG, encoded by the coding sequence ATGCCAAGGCTTACGAAAAATGAGGATGCCTGTATAGCATGCCATAGGTGCGAGGCGATTTGCGCATGGGCGCACCACGTCGTCTTCAACCCCCATAAGGGCAGGGTAATCGTAGACCTGGAGTATCCTGACACACACCAGCTAAGGATATGCATACAATGCGGAAGGTGCGCTGACGCATGCCCGATGGACGCCATTTACCAGGACTTCACGATTTTAACGACGAGCGAGCAGGGCATCTACAGGCTGGATGAGAGCAAGTGTACGGGCTGCGGGGAGTGCATAGAGGCGTGCCCCACTAAAGTATTACAGTTTTATGCGGATAAGCGTATGCCCAGGAAGTGCGACTTTTGCCTTGGCCAGCCCATGTGCGTGCGCTATTGCCCGACAAAGGCTTTAGGCTGGGTACTGGGGTGA